The Luteitalea sp. genomic sequence AGTGACGGAGCCGGTGACGCTCACCGGCGTTGACCCGGCCCTGGCGGCCGCGGGGCAACAGATCTTCGAACAGAAGTGCGCGGCGTGCCACAAGTTGCGCGAGCGGTACGTCGGGCCAGCGCTCGGTGATGTGACAAAGCGCCGCTCGCCGGCGTTCGTACTGAACATGGTACTCAACCCGCAGACGATGGCGGAGCAGCATCCCGAGATCAAACCGCTCGTCGCGGAGTACTTCCTGATGATGCCCAACCAGAACGTGACGCCAGAGGAAGCGCGGCAGGTCCTCGAATACCTGCGCGCGCAGGGCGAGTAGTCA encodes the following:
- a CDS encoding c-type cytochrome, producing the protein MSSRTWRRRRNVYMPFLVLMFLGVACGRPAADSESEEKTTPPSAPDRTRGASPDGLTPFQREHGIGPVTEPVTLTGVDPALAAAGQQIFEQKCAACHKLRERYVGPALGDVTKRRSPAFVLNMVLNPQTMAEQHPEIKPLVAEYFLMMPNQNVTPEEARQVLEYLRAQGE